A window from Synechococcus sp. RSCCF101 encodes these proteins:
- a CDS encoding IctB family putative bicarbonate transporter has product MARERALQPLLLCWQGRWAGLGGGPLAWRLNGLAGLVLMALLAGLPLVTRQGLALLMLASAVLWALMALTQPPHPAQAVGRWLLLLLAVAVVATGFSPVPAAALEGLIKLISFLLCFALMRELLWREPPWWDRLVAALLGGALLNGVVAIRQLYMPLEELARWADPNSVSAGTVRLYGTLGNPNLLAGSLVPILPLAVVAALRWRSPWSRLFAVVTAAIGGTALVLTYSRGGWIGLMASLAALVLLLALRAARHLPPLWRRLLPVLLLIGGSLATVVLVASVEPLRIRATSLMAGRGDSSNNFRINVWLAALAMVRDRPWIGIGPGNEAFNLIYPLYQQPRFDALSAYSVPLELLVEGGVPMLMSAVGLLVATTGRALRQLRGEARVALPCIGALAAIAGLVGHGLGDTVFFRPEVQLVGWFSLATIASLPASGGGADRQLPAEEPA; this is encoded by the coding sequence ATGGCCCGGGAGCGTGCCCTGCAGCCCCTGCTGCTGTGCTGGCAGGGCCGTTGGGCCGGCCTGGGCGGCGGCCCCCTCGCCTGGCGACTCAACGGTCTCGCGGGCCTCGTACTGATGGCACTGCTGGCGGGCCTGCCGCTGGTGACCCGTCAGGGCCTGGCCCTGCTGATGCTGGCCAGCGCCGTGCTCTGGGCTCTGATGGCGCTGACCCAGCCGCCCCACCCGGCCCAGGCCGTCGGCCGCTGGCTGCTGCTGCTGCTGGCGGTGGCCGTGGTGGCCACGGGCTTCTCTCCCGTTCCCGCCGCAGCCCTGGAGGGCCTGATCAAGCTGATCAGCTTTCTGCTCTGCTTCGCGCTGATGCGCGAACTGCTCTGGCGTGAGCCGCCCTGGTGGGATCGCCTGGTGGCCGCACTCCTGGGCGGGGCGCTGCTCAACGGGGTCGTGGCGATCCGCCAGCTCTACATGCCGCTGGAGGAGCTGGCCCGCTGGGCCGACCCCAACAGCGTCAGCGCCGGGACCGTGCGTCTCTACGGCACGCTGGGCAATCCCAACCTCCTGGCCGGGTCTCTGGTGCCGATCCTGCCCCTGGCGGTGGTCGCGGCGCTGCGCTGGAGGTCCCCCTGGAGTCGTCTGTTCGCCGTCGTCACCGCCGCCATCGGCGGCACCGCCCTCGTTCTGACCTACAGCCGCGGTGGCTGGATCGGGCTGATGGCCAGCCTGGCCGCACTGGTGCTGCTCCTGGCCCTGCGGGCCGCCCGGCACCTGCCTCCCCTGTGGCGGCGTCTGCTGCCCGTTCTGCTGCTGATCGGCGGATCGCTGGCGACCGTGGTGCTGGTGGCCAGCGTCGAGCCGCTGCGCATCCGGGCCACGAGCCTGATGGCCGGGCGGGGCGACAGCTCCAACAACTTCCGCATCAATGTCTGGCTGGCGGCCCTCGCCATGGTCCGGGACCGGCCCTGGATCGGCATCGGTCCGGGCAATGAGGCCTTCAACCTCATCTATCCGCTGTACCAGCAGCCCCGCTTCGACGCCCTGAGCGCCTATTCCGTCCCCCTCGAACTGCTGGTGGAGGGGGGCGTGCCAATGCTCATGAGCGCCGTCGGGCTGCTGGTTGCCACCACCGGCAGGGCCCTGCGGCAGCTTCGGGGGGAGGCCCGGGTGGCGCTGCCCTGCATCGGGGCGCTGGCCGCCATCGCGGGGCTGGTGGGCCATGGCCTCGGAGACACCGTGTTCTTCCGGCCCGAGGTGCAGCTGGTGGGCTGGTTCAGCCTGGCCACCATCGCCTCTCTCCCCGCCTCCGGGGGCGGGGCGGATCGACAGCTGCCGGCGGAGGAACCGGCGTGA